A window of Phyllobacterium sp. T1293 contains these coding sequences:
- a CDS encoding TRAP transporter large permease, with product MIEFIAQNMAPIMFASLIIFMLIGYPVAFALAANGLLFFFIGVELAPYSNGTITLDWPFLYALPERFWGVMSNDTLLAIPFFTFMGIILERSGMAEDLLDTIGQLFGPIRGGLAYAVIFVGALLAATTGVVAASVISMGLISLPIMLRYGYDRRVASGVIAASGTLAQIIPPSLVLIVLADQLGRSVGDMYHGALIPGLILTGLYMLYVLTLSIFNKKSMPALPVEARTLGSGVTSLIIALAIGGMIAYGAIVWLRPTAGTNADIWGATIGIIVIYAFALADRSFSLNLMSRLAQQVIIVLIPPLALIFLVLGTIFLGIATPTEGGAMGAVGALLMAASKGRLNLGVIRHALTSTTRLSSFVLFILLGARVFSLTFYGVNGQIWVEHLLASLPGGQVGFLIVVNILVFFLAFFLDFFELAFIIVPLLAPVAEKLGIDLIWFGVLLGINMQTSFMHPPFGFALFYLRSVAAKVPYMDKITGKKIQPITTGQIYWGAVPFVGIQIIMVALTIMFPQMVMHYTGPASTVNPATIQIPNSDLGGGLGGGLGGGLGGGLGTDLSAPPLGGPPPAPAPAQPAQPAAPDLSQPPKM from the coding sequence ATGATTGAGTTTATTGCGCAGAACATGGCGCCAATCATGTTCGCCTCGCTGATCATTTTCATGTTGATCGGCTATCCCGTCGCGTTTGCTCTTGCTGCAAACGGATTGCTGTTTTTCTTTATTGGCGTCGAACTTGCCCCCTATTCCAACGGGACGATTACCCTCGACTGGCCATTTCTTTACGCCCTGCCCGAACGGTTCTGGGGGGTGATGTCGAATGACACTTTGCTCGCCATTCCGTTCTTTACCTTCATGGGCATCATTCTTGAACGCTCCGGCATGGCCGAAGATCTTCTCGATACGATCGGCCAGTTGTTCGGTCCGATCCGCGGCGGCCTTGCCTATGCTGTCATTTTCGTTGGTGCGCTGCTTGCAGCCACGACGGGCGTCGTCGCGGCATCGGTCATTTCCATGGGCCTCATCTCGCTGCCGATCATGCTGCGTTATGGCTATGACCGGCGTGTAGCGTCAGGCGTCATCGCGGCCTCCGGCACACTGGCGCAGATTATTCCGCCGTCCCTCGTGCTGATTGTTCTGGCTGATCAGCTCGGACGCTCGGTCGGTGACATGTATCACGGCGCACTGATCCCCGGGCTCATCCTCACCGGTCTTTACATGCTATATGTGCTGACCCTGTCGATCTTCAACAAGAAATCCATGCCTGCGCTGCCCGTTGAAGCACGCACGCTGGGTTCGGGTGTTACCTCCCTGATCATCGCTCTGGCGATTGGCGGTATGATCGCCTATGGCGCCATTGTCTGGCTTAGACCTACCGCTGGCACCAACGCCGATATCTGGGGCGCGACAATCGGCATCATCGTGATCTATGCATTCGCACTGGCTGACCGGTCGTTCAGCCTCAACCTGATGTCGCGTCTCGCCCAACAGGTGATCATTGTTCTCATCCCGCCGCTTGCCCTGATCTTCCTCGTGCTTGGCACGATCTTCCTCGGCATTGCCACACCGACGGAAGGCGGTGCCATGGGTGCGGTGGGTGCTTTGCTCATGGCAGCATCCAAAGGGCGTCTAAACCTCGGCGTTATCAGGCACGCTTTGACGTCCACCACACGGCTCTCGTCCTTTGTTCTTTTCATCCTGCTGGGCGCACGCGTCTTCTCGCTCACCTTCTACGGTGTTAACGGACAGATATGGGTAGAACATCTGCTGGCTTCACTGCCCGGCGGACAGGTCGGGTTCCTGATCGTCGTCAATATTCTGGTGTTCTTTCTGGCCTTCTTTCTCGATTTCTTCGAGCTTGCCTTCATTATCGTACCGCTGCTTGCTCCCGTCGCGGAAAAGCTCGGCATCGATCTGATCTGGTTCGGCGTGCTTCTTGGCATCAACATGCAGACGAGTTTCATGCATCCACCATTTGGCTTTGCCCTGTTTTATCTCAGGTCTGTGGCCGCCAAGGTGCCCTATATGGACAAGATCACCGGCAAGAAAATCCAGCCCATCACGACGGGGCAGATATATTGGGGTGCCGTGCCATTCGTTGGCATTCAGATCATCATGGTGGCTCTGACGATTATGTTCCCGCAAATGGTCATGCATTATACCGGCCCGGCCAGCACAGTTAATCCGGCAACCATCCAGATTCCGAACTCAGACCTCGGTGGTGGGCTTGGAGGCGGATTGGGAGGCGGCCTCGGCGGGGGATTGGGCACAGACCTCAGCGCACCACCTCTCGGCGGGCCACCACCTGCACCTGCACCGGCACAGCCCGCACAACCGGCAGCACCGGATTTGAGCCAGCCGCCGAAAATGTAA
- a CDS encoding TRAP transporter small permease subunit, producing the protein MSALLAVSRAIDRLNEFVGRNVAWLIFLAVVVSAGNAIVRKVFNQSSNAWLELQWFLFGGAFMLAAAYTLQQNEHIRIDIVYGAFSRRVQHWIDLLGHLFFLMPFVLLMCFYFVPYVSLSYRSGEGSPSAGGLIQWPGKLILLVGFLLLAIQGVSEIIKKIAVIHGDIPDPNPPLSLEEIAEQEVAMAEARND; encoded by the coding sequence ATGTCGGCTTTGCTTGCCGTGTCGAGAGCGATCGACCGTCTCAATGAATTCGTTGGCCGAAATGTTGCCTGGCTGATTTTCCTGGCCGTGGTGGTCAGCGCCGGCAACGCCATTGTCCGCAAAGTATTCAACCAATCGTCGAATGCCTGGCTGGAACTGCAATGGTTTCTGTTTGGCGGTGCTTTCATGCTTGCCGCGGCCTATACGCTGCAACAGAACGAACATATTCGCATCGACATTGTTTACGGCGCGTTTTCCCGCCGTGTGCAGCATTGGATCGATCTTCTCGGGCACCTTTTCTTCCTGATGCCTTTCGTTCTCCTTATGTGCTTCTACTTCGTTCCCTATGTCAGCCTGTCCTATCGCAGCGGCGAAGGCTCCCCAAGTGCGGGTGGTCTGATCCAATGGCCGGGAAAACTGATCCTGCTTGTGGGCTTTTTGCTGCTGGCCATTCAGGGCGTTTCTGAAATTATCAAGAAGATTGCGGTGATACACGGCGATATTCCCGATCCCAATCCGCCTTTAAGTCTCGAAGAGATTGCGGAACAGGAAGTTGCCATGGCGGAGGCGCGTAATGATTGA
- a CDS encoding SDR family NAD(P)-dependent oxidoreductase, with translation MTSASSISVAGKTIAVTGGSSGLGLRMVQVLAAHGANVVSISRTPAPDNEQSPNILNIIADVTIAADIERAFDEAEQKLGTVTVVFNNAGVATIERALTTTREQLRHIFEVNVEGAFFIAQEAAKRMIAAGVGGSIVNLSSILADAPIKGSVGYAMSKAAISQMTRSLALELASHAIRVNAIAPGWFPTRLNESIMSGPAHGFLKGKNPMRRLGEPEDIDGAVLLLASDASSYITGTVITIDGGHSLQG, from the coding sequence ATGACAAGTGCCTCTTCTATTTCCGTTGCAGGAAAGACTATTGCGGTAACGGGTGGATCTTCAGGTTTGGGGCTGAGGATGGTTCAGGTGCTTGCAGCGCATGGTGCCAATGTTGTTTCCATTTCGCGCACGCCCGCACCGGATAATGAACAAAGCCCCAATATTCTGAATATTATTGCCGATGTTACTATAGCCGCTGATATTGAGCGCGCTTTCGATGAGGCGGAACAGAAGCTCGGGACAGTCACGGTTGTCTTTAACAATGCCGGGGTTGCCACGATTGAGCGCGCACTCACCACAACGCGTGAGCAGTTGCGGCATATTTTCGAAGTGAATGTGGAGGGTGCATTCTTTATTGCACAGGAAGCGGCCAAACGCATGATTGCGGCCGGTGTCGGCGGATCGATCGTCAACCTGTCGAGCATTCTTGCCGATGCGCCGATCAAAGGATCGGTTGGTTATGCCATGTCAAAAGCTGCGATAAGCCAGATGACCCGTTCGTTGGCGCTGGAATTGGCGTCCCATGCCATCCGCGTCAATGCCATTGCTCCCGGATGGTTTCCCACGCGCCTCAATGAGTCCATCATGAGTGGCCCCGCGCATGGGTTTCTGAAAGGCAAAAATCCGATGCGAAGGCTGGGCGAACCAGAGGATATTGATGGTGCAGTGTTGTTACTTGCATCCGATGCCAGCAGCTATATCACCGGTACTGTTATTACGATTGATGGCGGCCATAGTCTGCAGGGCTAG
- a CDS encoding branched-chain amino acid ABC transporter permease, translated as MAYFLQLLINGIHNAALYALLAYGYVLIHGITHRTDLSLGALFAFSGQTFILVTAFGWTVLWMTLPLALGFGLIVAAIYVGLGGYTIAKLIYTPLETGSRNTVLVATLGLSIFLMELSRLAADTRDYWLPPMLAEPVHVLGSGVDISLTQMQLVNIVVALAVITTGELVMQRTSAGRIWRAVSDEPFATSMCGIDPRRVRTKAILAACGVCAIAGFLAALYYGNISFTTGMIFGLKILFITAAGGLSRPLYAALGAAAVGVLESLWGGYFSVLWRDAAVFSLLVFVLAVRTNNDEAERI; from the coding sequence ATGGCCTATTTTCTGCAATTGCTGATCAATGGCATCCACAATGCCGCGCTCTATGCGTTGCTCGCCTATGGTTATGTGCTGATTCACGGCATCACCCATCGCACAGACCTTTCACTTGGTGCCCTGTTCGCCTTTTCCGGCCAGACCTTTATTCTGGTAACGGCATTTGGCTGGACGGTACTCTGGATGACGCTGCCATTGGCTCTCGGCTTCGGGCTGATTGTTGCGGCGATCTATGTCGGCCTCGGCGGCTACACCATCGCGAAACTGATCTACACACCGCTCGAGACCGGCAGCCGCAATACGGTGCTCGTCGCCACACTGGGCCTCAGCATATTTCTGATGGAACTGTCGCGCCTTGCTGCAGACACACGGGATTATTGGCTGCCACCCATGCTCGCCGAACCGGTTCATGTGCTTGGCTCCGGCGTTGATATCAGCCTGACACAGATGCAACTCGTCAATATTGTCGTGGCACTCGCCGTCATCACAACGGGCGAACTGGTTATGCAGCGCACGTCCGCCGGACGGATATGGCGCGCGGTCAGCGACGAGCCTTTTGCAACATCCATGTGCGGCATTGATCCGCGTCGTGTCAGAACAAAGGCGATCCTCGCAGCTTGCGGCGTCTGCGCCATCGCGGGGTTTCTGGCTGCGCTTTACTACGGCAATATCAGCTTCACCACCGGGATGATCTTCGGTTTGAAAATCCTGTTCATCACCGCGGCAGGCGGACTTTCAAGACCGCTCTATGCTGCGCTGGGTGCGGCGGCAGTCGGGGTGCTTGAATCCCTATGGGGCGGATATTTTTCCGTTCTCTGGCGCGATGCGGCAGTATTCTCTTTGCTGGTCTTTGTTCTCGCCGTGCGCACGAACAATGATGAGGCCGAAAGAATCTAG
- a CDS encoding CGNR zinc finger domain-containing protein: MTFDWNAHRFSGGVLALDLANTVIFRETPDRALDRLSDRAELQRFAQAAAHFRKPEWGEASFRPPVAQTEVERLVDVREAINALFRTAVRGGGLRPENMATFLQLGSALVCDEPGTQDLTLPNALGRKRELSLGTAAFLSAMRLLEPARLERIKICPNCHWLYFDESRNRSRRWCDMTVCGNRAKAQRHYRRNRTQPDNDHA; encoded by the coding sequence ATGACCTTCGATTGGAATGCGCATCGTTTCAGTGGTGGCGTGCTGGCCCTTGATCTGGCCAACACGGTCATTTTCCGGGAAACCCCCGACCGTGCCCTGGACCGGCTTTCGGACCGGGCAGAGCTACAGCGATTTGCACAGGCTGCAGCACATTTCCGCAAGCCGGAATGGGGAGAGGCCAGCTTTCGTCCGCCAGTGGCGCAGACGGAAGTGGAACGGCTTGTCGATGTCAGAGAGGCCATCAACGCGCTGTTTCGAACGGCTGTGCGGGGTGGCGGGCTGCGGCCGGAAAATATGGCAACGTTCCTGCAACTCGGTTCGGCGCTGGTTTGTGATGAACCCGGAACACAGGATCTGACCCTGCCAAATGCGTTGGGACGGAAACGGGAACTGTCGCTCGGTACGGCAGCTTTCCTGTCAGCCATGCGGCTTTTGGAACCGGCACGGCTTGAGCGGATCAAGATTTGCCCGAATTGCCATTGGCTCTATTTCGATGAGAGCCGCAACCGCAGCCGCCGTTGGTGCGACATGACCGTCTGCGGAAACCGGGCGAAGGCCCAGAGACATTATCGTCGTAATCGCACACAACCGGATAATGATCATGCATAA
- a CDS encoding putative bifunctional diguanylate cyclase/phosphodiesterase yields the protein MKIERNESIFLEILFLRTLYANKKAVWWTSVVQILATLVIYIKTNQPIYVGFAVAFFLIVLLRTANASAFEQKDLSSATMADLRKWEWRYLLGAVSTCILLGLLCLTSIYVFADTSAAITSVAIVVASMVALVTRNYVSPTVIIGMSFGILAPLFLTFILLGGIYNWLLALLILPYFWSNVRIASKLRQSLWDALLGKQQLSVVVSHFDAALNGMPQGLLMFDSNQNITVANMKAAKMMGFDDPDQVHGHSLQSLLRLARVKAYFPEETHASLSAKMQDLLTGRKERDMFVTPNKRHFEFMATPDPQHGTVLILQDVTRRAEAEAQISRMARYDSLTGLPNRSQFAEIAKTYLDGIGTGMQIALMVVDVDGLKRTNDTFGHRIGDELLRAFADRLASVDVKHPVISRFGSDEFVLLFCAPTRDAILKSVERIMAAISGQYNVSGQEIMTGAHAGVVIVSRGEFDLAVMHMNADLALDAARKDSQKAWAVFVDTMDQSFRSKQRLKNDLRKAIAERTLSVAYQPIINVRTLRMVGCEALSRWNHPDFGPISPAEFIPMAEEMGLISDLTRTVIEQAIKDCSLWGSRIAVSINLSSYDLHNMDMADIIRSALLRYNVEPALIEVEVTEGAIITDREATGGVLESLKAMGLQVAIDDFGTGYSSLSYLKDLPVTKVKIDRSFITDITEEGRSLKLLRGIVQMTHELGLSVTIEGLETREQFALINRWIGAEYVQGFLYGAATTAENIAKNFDIEMVQLPVKPNNGEVVTVH from the coding sequence ATGAAAATTGAACGCAACGAGAGTATTTTTCTCGAAATTCTGTTCCTGCGCACACTTTATGCGAACAAGAAAGCCGTGTGGTGGACGTCTGTTGTTCAGATTCTCGCGACGCTGGTTATTTACATAAAAACAAATCAGCCAATTTACGTCGGTTTTGCGGTCGCCTTTTTCCTGATTGTTCTTCTTCGCACTGCAAACGCCAGTGCTTTTGAACAAAAAGATCTTTCGTCAGCTACAATGGCGGATTTGCGAAAATGGGAATGGCGATACCTTCTGGGTGCGGTCAGCACCTGCATCCTGCTCGGTTTGCTGTGCCTGACGAGTATTTATGTTTTTGCGGACACTTCGGCGGCTATTACCAGCGTGGCGATCGTCGTTGCTTCAATGGTTGCGCTGGTAACACGGAACTATGTATCGCCAACGGTTATCATCGGCATGTCGTTTGGTATTCTCGCGCCGCTTTTTCTGACATTCATTCTGCTTGGCGGCATTTACAATTGGCTGCTCGCGCTGCTGATCCTGCCGTATTTCTGGAGCAACGTCCGGATTGCCTCGAAGCTGCGGCAATCATTATGGGATGCGCTTTTGGGTAAACAGCAGCTGAGCGTTGTCGTCAGCCATTTCGACGCGGCATTGAACGGTATGCCGCAGGGCCTGCTGATGTTTGATAGCAATCAGAATATCACCGTTGCCAATATGAAGGCGGCGAAGATGATGGGCTTCGATGACCCTGATCAGGTGCATGGTCATTCCCTGCAAAGCCTGCTGCGGCTTGCCCGCGTCAAGGCCTATTTCCCTGAGGAAACCCACGCTTCCCTTTCCGCCAAGATGCAGGACCTGCTCACTGGCCGCAAGGAACGGGACATGTTTGTCACGCCCAACAAGCGGCATTTTGAGTTTATGGCAACGCCGGACCCGCAACACGGAACAGTGCTCATCCTGCAGGACGTTACCCGCCGCGCGGAAGCAGAGGCGCAGATCAGCCGTATGGCGCGTTATGACAGTCTCACGGGGCTACCCAACCGCAGCCAGTTTGCCGAGATTGCCAAGACCTATCTTGATGGTATCGGGACGGGAATGCAGATCGCCTTGATGGTCGTTGATGTGGATGGCCTGAAGCGGACCAATGATACGTTCGGCCATCGTATTGGCGATGAATTGTTGCGGGCCTTTGCCGACCGGCTTGCTTCGGTTGATGTGAAACATCCGGTCATCTCGCGTTTTGGCAGCGATGAGTTTGTGTTGCTGTTCTGTGCACCAACGCGCGACGCGATTTTGAAAAGCGTCGAGCGGATTATGGCCGCCATTTCGGGCCAGTATAATGTATCCGGCCAGGAGATCATGACCGGAGCCCATGCGGGCGTGGTGATTGTCAGCAGGGGTGAATTCGATCTTGCTGTCATGCATATGAATGCCGACCTTGCCCTCGATGCCGCGCGGAAAGACAGCCAAAAGGCCTGGGCTGTTTTTGTTGACACGATGGATCAGTCCTTCCGTAGCAAACAGCGGTTGAAAAACGATCTGCGCAAGGCGATTGCCGAGCGGACCCTGTCGGTTGCCTATCAACCGATTATCAATGTGCGCACCTTGCGCATGGTCGGGTGTGAAGCGCTTTCGCGCTGGAACCACCCGGATTTCGGCCCGATTTCTCCTGCGGAGTTCATTCCCATGGCTGAAGAAATGGGACTGATCTCGGACCTGACCCGGACGGTCATCGAACAGGCTATCAAGGATTGCAGCCTCTGGGGTTCCAGAATTGCCGTTTCGATCAACCTGTCATCCTATGACCTGCACAATATGGATATGGCCGATATTATTCGGTCAGCCTTGCTGCGATACAACGTGGAACCCGCACTGATTGAGGTGGAAGTCACGGAAGGTGCAATCATCACCGACCGTGAGGCGACGGGCGGTGTGCTCGAAAGTCTGAAAGCCATGGGCCTGCAGGTTGCCATTGATGATTTCGGTACCGGCTATTCCAGCCTGAGCTATCTGAAAGACTTGCCGGTCACCAAGGTCAAGATCGATCGTTCCTTCATCACTGATATTACCGAGGAAGGCCGTTCCCTGAAACTTCTGCGCGGTATCGTGCAGATGACCCATGAACTCGGCCTGTCCGTGACCATCGAAGGTCTGGAAACGCGGGAACAGTTTGCGCTGATCAATCGCTGGATTGGAGCTGAATATGTGCAGGGCTTCCTCTACGGAGCAGCCACGACAGCGGAAAATATTGCCAAGAACTTTGATATCGAAATGGTGCAACTGCCGGTTAAGCCCAATAATGGTGAGGTCGTCACCGTCCATTGA
- a CDS encoding DUF3096 domain-containing protein → MIAQIAIAPLVALIAGIIILIAPRLLNYVVALYLIIIGVTGLFPHLLS, encoded by the coding sequence ATGATTGCACAAATTGCCATTGCGCCACTCGTTGCGCTGATTGCCGGAATCATCATCCTGATCGCGCCGCGTCTGCTCAATTACGTGGTTGCGCTCTATCTGATCATCATCGGAGTAACGGGGCTTTTCCCCCATTTGCTCAGTTGA
- a CDS encoding aa3-type cytochrome c oxidase subunit IV produces MAEHHDTAPAELGAPMDYAEHEKTYNLFLALSKWGVVTCIGLVAAMAFGFFAGGFFSATILFIIICVAAWFIL; encoded by the coding sequence ATGGCTGAACATCACGATACGGCGCCTGCAGAACTTGGCGCACCCATGGACTACGCCGAGCACGAAAAAACCTACAATCTTTTTCTCGCTCTCTCGAAATGGGGTGTGGTTACCTGCATAGGGCTGGTGGCTGCGATGGCATTCGGCTTTTTCGCCGGCGGGTTCTTCTCCGCCACTATTCTGTTTATCATTATTTGTGTGGCTGCCTGGTTCATTCTCTAA
- a CDS encoding Re/Si-specific NAD(P)(+) transhydrogenase subunit alpha has translation MAQTLFIPKETDAVESRVGGSAETVKKLIGLGFSVIVESGAGVSSRIPDREFEAAGATIGKTADIRNADVVLKVRRPSSAELKSYKKGAVVIAMLDPYGNDAAVKELADAGVTAFTMEFMPRITRAQVMDVLSSQANLAGYQAVVDAAEEYDRALPMMMTAAGTVPAAKVFIMGVGVAGLQAIATARRLGAVVTATDVRPAVKEQVASLGAKFLAVEDEEFKAAETAGGYAKEMSKEYQAKQAALVADHIAKQDIIITTALIPGRPAPRLVTREMYGRMRPGSVIIDLAVERGGNVEGAVAGKIVDVDGVKIVGHLNVAGRIAATASQLYAKNLFAFVETLVDKDAKAIKVNFDDELVKATVLTHGGKVVHPNFAGAAPSAAAPAAKPAAKKPAKAKAAPAETVAVAAEPKKAPAKAAPKKAAAPKAAVKKTAPKPAATKTAASKTVTPKTVAPKTAAPKTTEGEA, from the coding sequence TTGGCTCAGACACTGTTCATACCGAAAGAGACCGATGCTGTTGAATCGCGGGTTGGCGGTTCAGCGGAAACGGTCAAAAAGCTTATCGGTCTTGGTTTTTCAGTCATTGTGGAAAGTGGCGCGGGTGTCTCATCCCGCATTCCTGACCGCGAATTTGAAGCCGCGGGTGCCACGATTGGCAAAACCGCCGATATCAGGAACGCCGATGTCGTTCTGAAAGTCCGGCGCCCGTCCTCGGCTGAGCTCAAATCCTACAAAAAAGGCGCGGTTGTTATCGCCATGCTCGATCCTTACGGCAATGATGCTGCCGTCAAGGAACTGGCGGATGCCGGTGTCACAGCCTTCACCATGGAATTCATGCCACGTATCACGCGTGCGCAGGTCATGGACGTGCTTTCCAGTCAGGCCAACCTCGCCGGTTATCAGGCGGTGGTTGACGCTGCGGAAGAGTATGACCGCGCCCTGCCGATGATGATGACGGCGGCTGGTACGGTTCCTGCCGCCAAAGTCTTCATCATGGGTGTTGGTGTTGCCGGTCTTCAGGCGATTGCAACAGCACGCCGTCTCGGTGCCGTCGTGACCGCAACGGACGTACGTCCTGCCGTAAAAGAGCAGGTTGCTTCGCTCGGCGCGAAATTCCTTGCCGTTGAGGACGAGGAATTCAAGGCGGCTGAAACCGCTGGCGGTTATGCCAAGGAAATGTCGAAAGAATATCAGGCGAAGCAGGCGGCGCTGGTTGCAGACCATATTGCCAAGCAGGATATCATCATCACCACGGCGCTCATTCCGGGACGTCCCGCTCCGCGGCTCGTTACACGCGAAATGTACGGGCGCATGCGTCCGGGCTCTGTGATCATTGATCTTGCGGTCGAGCGCGGCGGCAATGTCGAAGGCGCGGTTGCAGGCAAGATTGTTGATGTCGATGGCGTCAAGATCGTCGGCCATCTCAATGTTGCCGGACGTATTGCAGCAACCGCATCACAGCTTTATGCCAAGAACCTTTTTGCCTTCGTTGAGACGCTTGTTGACAAGGACGCCAAGGCAATCAAGGTCAATTTTGATGACGAGCTGGTCAAGGCAACTGTCCTGACCCATGGTGGCAAGGTGGTTCATCCGAATTTTGCCGGTGCAGCGCCGAGTGCAGCTGCTCCTGCGGCGAAACCGGCAGCCAAAAAGCCTGCCAAAGCCAAGGCTGCACCCGCTGAGACAGTTGCAGTCGCAGCTGAGCCGAAGAAGGCGCCGGCCAAGGCTGCGCCAAAGAAGGCCGCTGCTCCCAAAGCTGCCGTGAAAAAAACCGCGCCGAAACCTGCTGCCACCAAGACCGCTGCATCAAAAACGGTCACCCCGAAAACGGTTGCCCCAAAAACGGCTGCCCCGAAAACGACTGAAGGAGAAGCGTGA
- a CDS encoding NAD(P) transhydrogenase subunit alpha, protein MADTALEKALESLNQATETVRQAAENLPDAAGAVAHTVTGGAVDPFVFRLAIFVLAIFVGYYVVWSVTPALHTPLMAVTNAISSVIVVGALLAVGLSASGFATGFGFIALVLASVNIFGGFLVTHRMLAMYKKKEK, encoded by the coding sequence ATGGCTGATACCGCACTCGAAAAAGCTCTTGAAAGTCTCAATCAGGCAACCGAGACAGTTCGTCAGGCCGCTGAAAACCTGCCTGATGCAGCCGGTGCTGTTGCCCATACGGTAACAGGTGGTGCCGTTGATCCCTTCGTCTTCCGTCTGGCGATCTTCGTTCTGGCAATCTTTGTCGGCTACTACGTCGTCTGGTCGGTGACACCAGCGCTGCACACGCCGCTCATGGCCGTCACCAACGCCATTTCGTCGGTTATCGTCGTTGGTGCGCTGCTTGCGGTTGGTCTGTCTGCCAGTGGTTTTGCCACGGGGTTTGGCTTCATCGCCCTTGTACTCGCCAGCGTCAATATTTTTGGCGGCTTCCTTGTGACCCATCGCATGCTCGCCATGTACAAGAAAAAAGAAAAGTGA
- a CDS encoding NAD(P)(+) transhydrogenase (Re/Si-specific) subunit beta has translation MSVNLAAFLYLVSGVLFILALRGLSHPTTSRQGNFYGMIGMGISIITTLTLAEPSFKGLGLIVIGLAIGGGVGAYTARRIAMTAMPQLVAAFHSLVGLAAVMVAAAAIYSPNSFGIGEVGSIHGQALVEMSLGVAIGAITFTGSIIAFLKLDGRMSGKPIMLPGRHVLNAALAVAIVLLVVALVMSESHFVFWLIVLLSLALGVLIIVPIGGADMPVVVSMLNSYSGWAAAGIGFTLGNLALIITGALVGSSGAILSYIMCKGMNRSFISVILGGFGGETSGAATGEVEQRPVKQGSADDAAFIMKNASKVIIVPGYGMAVAQAQHALREMADKLKAEGVEIKYAIHPVAGRMPGHMNVLLAEANVPYDEVFELEDINSEFAQADVAFVIGANDVTNPAAKTDPKSPIFGMPILDVDKAGTVLFIKRGMGSGYAGVENELFFRDNTMMLFADAKKMVENIVKALDH, from the coding sequence ATGAGCGTAAATCTCGCAGCTTTTCTTTATCTCGTCTCCGGCGTCCTGTTCATTCTGGCGCTGCGCGGCCTGTCACATCCAACCACAAGCCGTCAGGGTAATTTCTACGGCATGATCGGTATGGGTATATCGATCATCACGACGCTGACGCTTGCCGAGCCAAGCTTCAAAGGCCTTGGGCTGATTGTCATCGGCCTTGCCATTGGCGGCGGTGTCGGTGCCTATACGGCCAGACGCATTGCCATGACGGCGATGCCCCAGCTGGTTGCAGCCTTCCACTCGCTGGTTGGTCTTGCTGCTGTCATGGTGGCTGCCGCTGCCATCTACTCGCCCAATTCCTTCGGGATCGGCGAAGTCGGTTCGATCCACGGACAGGCGCTGGTTGAAATGTCGCTCGGTGTCGCCATCGGTGCGATTACCTTCACGGGCTCCATCATCGCCTTCCTGAAGCTTGATGGCCGCATGTCCGGCAAGCCGATCATGCTGCCGGGCCGCCATGTGCTCAACGCGGCTCTGGCGGTTGCCATTGTCTTGCTGGTTGTGGCGCTGGTGATGAGCGAAAGCCATTTCGTGTTCTGGCTGATCGTTCTTCTGTCGCTGGCTCTTGGTGTCCTGATCATTGTTCCCATCGGCGGCGCGGATATGCCCGTTGTTGTGTCGATGCTCAATTCCTATTCGGGCTGGGCTGCTGCCGGTATCGGCTTTACCCTTGGCAATCTGGCGCTGATCATCACCGGTGCGCTGGTTGGCTCCTCCGGTGCGATCCTGTCCTACATCATGTGTAAAGGCATGAACCGGTCCTTCATCTCGGTTATTCTCGGTGGCTTCGGCGGCGAGACATCGGGTGCAGCAACCGGTGAAGTCGAACAGCGTCCGGTCAAGCAGGGTTCGGCGGATGACGCGGCCTTCATCATGAAGAATGCATCCAAGGTCATCATCGTGCCGGGTTACGGTATGGCGGTGGCGCAGGCGCAGCATGCCTTGCGTGAAATGGCTGACAAGCTGAAGGCTGAGGGCGTCGAGATCAAATACGCCATTCATCCGGTTGCCGGTCGTATGCCGGGGCATATGAACGTGCTTCTGGCGGAAGCCAATGTTCCCTACGACGAAGTGTTCGAGCTTGAGGACATCAACTCCGAATTTGCGCAGGCCGATGTGGCTTTCGTTATCGGCGCCAATGATGTCACCAACCCGGCTGCCAAGACCGATCCGAAATCGCCGATTTTCGGTATGCCGATCCTCGATGTGGACAAGGCTGGCACGGTTCTGTTCATCAAGCGCGGCATGGGCTCCGGCTATGCGGGCGTTGAGAACGAGTTGTTCTTCCGCGACAACACGATGATGCTGTTTGCCGATGCCAAGAAGATGGTCGAAAACATCGTCAAGGCGCTGGATCACTGA